Proteins encoded by one window of Streptacidiphilus sp. PB12-B1b:
- a CDS encoding ABC transporter permease: MRWLDESGDHLLFHLSVLLWVPRTLRRYLKEVLRLLSEVAFGSGGLGVIGGTVGVMVGMTLATGTVVGLQGYSAMNEIGTTAFTGFISAYFNTREIAPLVAGLALSATVGAGFTAQLGAMRINEEVDALEGMGIRSVPYLVTTRVIAGVVAIVPLYGVGLLSSYAASRLVTVYGEGQSAGVYDHYFNLFLAPEDVLLSALKVLVFSVVVILAHCYYGYHAKGGPAGVGIAVGRSVRNAIVIISLTDFFLSLAIWGATTTVRVAG, translated from the coding sequence CTGCGCTGGCTGGACGAGTCCGGCGACCACCTGCTGTTCCACCTGAGCGTGCTGCTGTGGGTGCCGCGCACGCTGCGCCGCTACCTGAAGGAGGTGCTGCGGCTGCTGTCCGAGGTGGCCTTCGGCAGCGGCGGCCTGGGCGTGATCGGCGGCACCGTGGGCGTGATGGTCGGGATGACCCTGGCCACCGGCACCGTCGTCGGCCTGCAGGGCTACTCGGCCATGAACGAGATCGGCACCACCGCCTTCACCGGTTTCATCTCGGCCTACTTCAACACCCGCGAGATCGCCCCGCTGGTCGCCGGGCTGGCGCTGTCCGCCACCGTCGGCGCGGGCTTCACCGCCCAGCTCGGGGCCATGCGGATCAACGAGGAGGTCGACGCGCTGGAGGGCATGGGCATCCGCAGCGTGCCCTACCTGGTCACCACCCGGGTGATCGCCGGGGTGGTCGCCATCGTCCCGCTGTACGGCGTCGGGCTGCTCAGCTCGTACGCCGCCTCGCGGCTGGTCACCGTCTACGGCGAGGGCCAGTCGGCGGGCGTCTACGACCACTACTTCAACCTGTTCCTCGCCCCCGAGGACGTGCTGCTGTCGGCGCTGAAGGTGCTGGTCTTCAGCGTGGTGGTGATCCTGGCGCACTGCTACTACGGCTACCACGCCAAGGGCGGACCGGCCGGGGTGGGCATCGCGGTCGGACGCTCGGTGCGCAACGCCATCGTGATCATCAGCCTCACCGACTTCTTCCTCAGCCTGGCGATCTGGGGCGCCACCACGACGGTGCGGGTGGCCGGATGA